One Ostrea edulis chromosome 2, xbOstEdul1.1, whole genome shotgun sequence genomic region harbors:
- the LOC125679729 gene encoding cyclin-dependent kinase-like 5 isoform X9 translates to MNKYEILGVVGEGAYGVVLKCRHKESGEMVAVKKFKDSEENDDVKRTTLRELKMLRTLKQENIVELREAFRRKGKLYLVFEYVERNMLELLEEMPNGVPTEKVKSYTYQLCKAIQWCHCQDIIHRDIKPENLLISVNDTLKLCDFGFARSIHGGLVGVYTDYVATRWYRSPELLLGSAYGKAVDIWSIGCILGELSDGQPLFPGESEIDQLYVIQKVLGPLPAEQMKMFFANPRFSGLKFPSVARPQTLPKRYHGILSGVLIDFMDKTLKLDPNQRYLIDDCLEHEAFRTEHLLNRNQIQLRRVNTQSGSKKRKNNYTEQIQSENLKNIQNSRPDSGDSSDPPPRAVVIVERQEEKMDTDDDIYNSPARSKYIKQAKNVSKSNAEKQNSQSDVKVQKDNQKVEKHISTIIEAPPPKSASQKMGGAKSSQGSKSGKGATQSSNVVDTQKSSQAEKMEKGGTSSNVSKNPQSGRGSAKDRERGAITADLKLNLTNGNVPSEKPTPTDSTQYRARTPKVEKVTTIDNKTLKIISDTKHGATFSDVHRFGLDNSMDSSFSGMSTEESSATSGTYTSTTTDTSGMSYDPLELAATHSESKYLKNKDSVKIVPPPDLKIGKLSDPDSPMLTPRDPKSSLFINTSRSSTYTVNLQAPHTENLESQQREANSPQHERRKFLDKAMQEELHRIKSSTMRKKGMDKNHQGSFIQTITDRLSDAKLQNADISSHPYNTNKYRESSFINYGNKQSVKRNRRENYDLSFHREQSNINMGGPPVQVRSHSKYVTLNSDQPGMGYQHQRMFPQHDNSSWRQADSTNIERGNSSNNTLQQLAKKKKKKKFLQILANENTGRMTPTSRLHMTPSRASRIDFDVEDENDGQISAREPLQNSGRDYKDIYDNKLRYEKSQVNIQKRTKTPIDKGTRLQPLQKPHYLSQQQGMDSLWPYHNKSETDARLGTISSMDVRPGWLSRPGSVLAEDYPDLYSHTPRDQSDLKSVKSGKPRLPGDYRSGRD, encoded by the exons AAAATGATGATGTCAAAAGAACAACACTTCGAGAGCTCAAAATGCTGCGGACCCTCAAGCAGGAGAACATTGTTGAACTGCGGGAGGCTTTCCGCCGGAAAGGAAAACTGTATCTGGTGTTTGAATATGTAGAACGG AACATGCTTGAGCTGCTGGAAGAGATGCCAAATGGAGTTCCAACAGAGAAAGTGAAGAGTTACACATACCAGCTGTGTAAGGCCATCCAGTGGTGTCACTGTCAGGACATCATCCACAGAG acATAAAGCCTGAAAATTTACTCATCAGCGTGAATGATACCCTGAAGCTGTGTGACTTTG GGTTCGCCAGAAGTATACACGGAGGCCTAGTGGGTGTTTATACAGACTATGTCGCCACAAGATGGTATCGATCACCTGAACTCTTGCTTGG ATCAGCCTATGGGAAGGCAGTAGACATTTGGTCCATTGGGTGCATTCTGGGAGAACTGAGTGATGGACAGCCACTGTTTCCGGGAGAGAGTGAAATTGACCAGCTGTATGTCATTCAGAAGGTTTTGGGACCTCTCCCTGCTGAGCAGATGAAGATGTTTTTTGCTAATCCTAGGTTTTCAGGGCTGAAG TTTCCATCAGTAGCAAGGCCTCAAACCTTACCAAAGCGTTATCATGGAATTCTCAGTGGTGTGCTAATAGATTTCATGGAT AAAACATTGAAACTGGACCCAAATCAGCGATATCTGATTGATGACTGCTTGGAACATGAAGCGTTCCGAACGGAGCATTTACTCAATCGTAACCAGATCCAACTACGAAGGGTCAACACTCAGAGTGGTAGCAAGAAACGCAAAAACAACTATACAGAACAGATTCAAAG TGAGAATCTTAAAAATATCCAAAACAGTCGTCCTGATTCAGGGGACTCCAGTGATCCTCCGCCTCGAGCTGTTGTGATAGTTGAAAGACAGGAAGAAAAAATGGACACTGATGATGACATATACAATTCTCCAGCTCGAAGCAAATACATAAAGCAGGCTAAAAATGTGTCTAAAAGCaatgctgaaaaacaaaacaGTCAAAGTGATGTCAAAGTTCAGAAGGACAACCAAAAGGTTGAAAAACATATCAGTACAATTATTGAAGCTCCGCCCCCAAAATCTGCCTCACAGAAAATGGGTGGGGCAAAGTCATCACAAGGAAGTAAATCAGGAAAGGGTGCAACCCAATCCAGTAATGTTGTAGATACTCAGAAAAGCAGTCAAGCAgagaaaatggaaaaaggagGAACTAGTTCGAATGTGTCTAAAAATCCACAAAGTGGAAGAGGAAGTGCTAAAGACAGGGAAAGGGGTGCAATTACAGCTGACTTAAAACTCAACTTAACAAATGGCAATGTACCCTCTGAAAAACCAACACCCACAGACTCAACACAGTATAGGGCAAGAACTCCCAAAGTGGAGAAAGTCACCACTATAGacaataaaacattgaaaatcatCAGTGACACAAAACATGGAGCTACGTTCTCTGATGTTCATCGATTTGGACTGGACAACAGTATGGACTCTTCATTCAGTGGAATGTCCACTGAAGAATCTAGTGCAACTTCAGGGACATACACATCCACAACTACAGACACCAGTGGAATGTCATATGATCCTCTCGAGTTGGCCGCTACTCATAGCGAGTCAAAATATCTGAAAAACAAAGACAGTGTCAAGATTGTACCTCCCCCTGACCTAAAGATTGGCAAGCTTTCTGATCCTGACTCTCCAATGTTGACACCAAGGGACCCTAAATCTAGTCTTTTCATCAACACTAGTAGATCTAGCACTTACACAGTTAATTTACAAGCACCTCACACTGAAAACTTGGAATCTCAACAAAGAGAAGCAAACAGTCCTCAGCACGAGCGCAGAAAG TTTCTGGACAAGGCAATGCAGGAAGAACTTCACAGAATTAAGTCCAGCACAATGCGTAAAAAGGGCATGGACAAAAATCACCAAGGCTCTTTTATCCAGACAATCACAGACCGTCTCTCTGATGCTAAG ttgcaaaatgctgatattTCTTCACACCCATACAACACAAACAAATACAGGGAGAGCAGCTTTATCAACTATGGGAACAAGCAGTCCGTCAAACGCAACCGCAGGGAAAACTATG ACTTGTCTTTCCATCGAGAACAGAGCAACATCAATATGGGTGGCCCGCCCGTACAGGTCCGTTCTCACAGTAAATATGTAACTCTCAACTCAGATCAGCCCGGGATGGGATACCAACACCAACGTATGTTTCCACAACATGATAACTCATCGTG GCGACAAGCTGACTCCACAAACATAGAACGGGGGAACAGTTCTAATAATACTCTACAACAGCTAgcgaagaaaaagaaaaagaagaagttTCTGCAG ATCCTGGCCAATGAAAATACAGGAAGGATGACACCAACAAGCAGACTTCACATGACACCATCTCGAGCCAGTCGCATAGATTTTGATGTTGAAGATGAAAATGACGGCCAAATATCTGCCAGAGAACCTTTACAAAATTCAGGACGTGATTATAAAGATATTTACGACAACAAGCTTCGATATGAAAAAAGTCAAGTAAATATCCAAAAACGAACCAAGACTCCTATTGATAAG ggAACTCGCTTACAACCCTTGCAGAAACCCCACTATCTAAGTCAGCAACAAGGGATGGACTCCTTGTGGCCTTACCACAATAAATCCGAAACTGATGCTCGTCTGGGAACAATTTCCAGTATGGATGTGCGTCCGGGATGGTTGTCTAGGCCAGGGTCTGTTTTAGCAGAGGACTATCCTGATTTGTATTCCCACACACCACGAGACCAGAGCGATCTCAAATCTGTCAAAAGTGGCAAGCCACGCCTTCCTGGAGACTATCGATCTGGTCGGGACTGA
- the LOC125679729 gene encoding cyclin-dependent kinase-like 5 isoform X2, producing the protein MNKYEILGVVGEGAYGVVLKCRHKESGEMVAVKKFKDSEENDDVKRTTLRELKMLRTLKQENIVELREAFRRKGKLYLVFEYVERNMLELLEEMPNGVPTEKVKSYTYQLCKAIQWCHCQDIIHRDIKPENLLISVNDTLKLCDFGFARSIHGGLVGVYTDYVATRWYRSPELLLGSAYGKAVDIWSIGCILGELSDGQPLFPGESEIDQLYVIQKVLGPLPAEQMKMFFANPRFSGLKFPSVARPQTLPKRYHGILSGVLIDFMDKTLKLDPNQRYLIDDCLEHEAFRTEHLLNRNQIQLRRVNTQSGSKKRKNNYTEQIQSENLKNIQNSRPDSGDSSDPPPRAVVIVERQEEKMDTDDDIYNSPARSKYIKQAKNVSKSNAEKQNSQSDVKVQKDNQKVEKHISTIIEAPPPKSASQKMGGAKSSQGSKSGKGATQSSNVVDTQKSSQAEKMEKGGTSSNVSKNPQSGRGSAKDRERGAITADLKLNLTNGNVPSEKPTPTDSTQYRARTPKVEKVTTIDNKTLKIISDTKHGATFSDVHRFGLDNSMDSSFSGMSTEESSATSGTYTSTTTDTSGMSYDPLELAATHSESKYLKNKDSVKIVPPPDLKIGKLSDPDSPMLTPRDPKSSLFINTSRSSTYTVNLQAPHTENLESQQREANSPQHERRKFLDKAMQEELHRIKSSTMRKKGMDKNHQGSFIQTITDRLSDAKLQNADISSHPYNTNKYRESSFINYGNKQSVKRNRRENYDRRVNPFVMLRERSAVDSNYDSNPQVVTITDSHRPGKEVLDNKLLTQRTDLSFHREQSNINMGGPPVQVRSHSKYVTLNSDQPGMGYQHQRMFPQHDNSSWRQADSTNIERGNSSNNTLQQLAKKKKKKKFLQILANENTGRMTPTSRLHMTPSRASRIDFDVEDENDGQISAREPLQNSGRDYKDIYDNKLRYEKSQVNIQKRTKTPIDKGTRLQPLQKPHYLSQQQGMDSLWPYHNKSETDARLGTISSMDVRPGWLSRPGSVLAEDYPDLYSHTPRDQSDLKSVKSGKPRLPGDYRSGRD; encoded by the exons AAAATGATGATGTCAAAAGAACAACACTTCGAGAGCTCAAAATGCTGCGGACCCTCAAGCAGGAGAACATTGTTGAACTGCGGGAGGCTTTCCGCCGGAAAGGAAAACTGTATCTGGTGTTTGAATATGTAGAACGG AACATGCTTGAGCTGCTGGAAGAGATGCCAAATGGAGTTCCAACAGAGAAAGTGAAGAGTTACACATACCAGCTGTGTAAGGCCATCCAGTGGTGTCACTGTCAGGACATCATCCACAGAG acATAAAGCCTGAAAATTTACTCATCAGCGTGAATGATACCCTGAAGCTGTGTGACTTTG GGTTCGCCAGAAGTATACACGGAGGCCTAGTGGGTGTTTATACAGACTATGTCGCCACAAGATGGTATCGATCACCTGAACTCTTGCTTGG ATCAGCCTATGGGAAGGCAGTAGACATTTGGTCCATTGGGTGCATTCTGGGAGAACTGAGTGATGGACAGCCACTGTTTCCGGGAGAGAGTGAAATTGACCAGCTGTATGTCATTCAGAAGGTTTTGGGACCTCTCCCTGCTGAGCAGATGAAGATGTTTTTTGCTAATCCTAGGTTTTCAGGGCTGAAG TTTCCATCAGTAGCAAGGCCTCAAACCTTACCAAAGCGTTATCATGGAATTCTCAGTGGTGTGCTAATAGATTTCATGGAT AAAACATTGAAACTGGACCCAAATCAGCGATATCTGATTGATGACTGCTTGGAACATGAAGCGTTCCGAACGGAGCATTTACTCAATCGTAACCAGATCCAACTACGAAGGGTCAACACTCAGAGTGGTAGCAAGAAACGCAAAAACAACTATACAGAACAGATTCAAAG TGAGAATCTTAAAAATATCCAAAACAGTCGTCCTGATTCAGGGGACTCCAGTGATCCTCCGCCTCGAGCTGTTGTGATAGTTGAAAGACAGGAAGAAAAAATGGACACTGATGATGACATATACAATTCTCCAGCTCGAAGCAAATACATAAAGCAGGCTAAAAATGTGTCTAAAAGCaatgctgaaaaacaaaacaGTCAAAGTGATGTCAAAGTTCAGAAGGACAACCAAAAGGTTGAAAAACATATCAGTACAATTATTGAAGCTCCGCCCCCAAAATCTGCCTCACAGAAAATGGGTGGGGCAAAGTCATCACAAGGAAGTAAATCAGGAAAGGGTGCAACCCAATCCAGTAATGTTGTAGATACTCAGAAAAGCAGTCAAGCAgagaaaatggaaaaaggagGAACTAGTTCGAATGTGTCTAAAAATCCACAAAGTGGAAGAGGAAGTGCTAAAGACAGGGAAAGGGGTGCAATTACAGCTGACTTAAAACTCAACTTAACAAATGGCAATGTACCCTCTGAAAAACCAACACCCACAGACTCAACACAGTATAGGGCAAGAACTCCCAAAGTGGAGAAAGTCACCACTATAGacaataaaacattgaaaatcatCAGTGACACAAAACATGGAGCTACGTTCTCTGATGTTCATCGATTTGGACTGGACAACAGTATGGACTCTTCATTCAGTGGAATGTCCACTGAAGAATCTAGTGCAACTTCAGGGACATACACATCCACAACTACAGACACCAGTGGAATGTCATATGATCCTCTCGAGTTGGCCGCTACTCATAGCGAGTCAAAATATCTGAAAAACAAAGACAGTGTCAAGATTGTACCTCCCCCTGACCTAAAGATTGGCAAGCTTTCTGATCCTGACTCTCCAATGTTGACACCAAGGGACCCTAAATCTAGTCTTTTCATCAACACTAGTAGATCTAGCACTTACACAGTTAATTTACAAGCACCTCACACTGAAAACTTGGAATCTCAACAAAGAGAAGCAAACAGTCCTCAGCACGAGCGCAGAAAG TTTCTGGACAAGGCAATGCAGGAAGAACTTCACAGAATTAAGTCCAGCACAATGCGTAAAAAGGGCATGGACAAAAATCACCAAGGCTCTTTTATCCAGACAATCACAGACCGTCTCTCTGATGCTAAG ttgcaaaatgctgatattTCTTCACACCCATACAACACAAACAAATACAGGGAGAGCAGCTTTATCAACTATGGGAACAAGCAGTCCGTCAAACGCAACCGCAGGGAAAACTATG ATCGAAGGGTAAATCCCTTTGTTATGTTGCGGGAAAGATCAGCAGTAGATAGCAATTATGATAGCAACCCTCAAGTTGTCACAATAACAGATAGTCATAGACCTGGGAAGGAGGTTCTCGATAACAAGCTGTTAACACAGCGAACAG ACTTGTCTTTCCATCGAGAACAGAGCAACATCAATATGGGTGGCCCGCCCGTACAGGTCCGTTCTCACAGTAAATATGTAACTCTCAACTCAGATCAGCCCGGGATGGGATACCAACACCAACGTATGTTTCCACAACATGATAACTCATCGTG GCGACAAGCTGACTCCACAAACATAGAACGGGGGAACAGTTCTAATAATACTCTACAACAGCTAgcgaagaaaaagaaaaagaagaagttTCTGCAG ATCCTGGCCAATGAAAATACAGGAAGGATGACACCAACAAGCAGACTTCACATGACACCATCTCGAGCCAGTCGCATAGATTTTGATGTTGAAGATGAAAATGACGGCCAAATATCTGCCAGAGAACCTTTACAAAATTCAGGACGTGATTATAAAGATATTTACGACAACAAGCTTCGATATGAAAAAAGTCAAGTAAATATCCAAAAACGAACCAAGACTCCTATTGATAAG ggAACTCGCTTACAACCCTTGCAGAAACCCCACTATCTAAGTCAGCAACAAGGGATGGACTCCTTGTGGCCTTACCACAATAAATCCGAAACTGATGCTCGTCTGGGAACAATTTCCAGTATGGATGTGCGTCCGGGATGGTTGTCTAGGCCAGGGTCTGTTTTAGCAGAGGACTATCCTGATTTGTATTCCCACACACCACGAGACCAGAGCGATCTCAAATCTGTCAAAAGTGGCAAGCCACGCCTTCCTGGAGACTATCGATCTGGTCGGGACTGA
- the LOC125679729 gene encoding cyclin-dependent kinase-like 5 isoform X4: MVAVKKFKDSEENDDVKRTTLRELKMLRTLKQENIVELREAFRRKGKLYLVFEYVERNMLELLEEMPNGVPTEKVKSYTYQLCKAIQWCHCQDIIHRDIKPENLLISVNDTLKLCDFGFARSIHGGLVGVYTDYVATRWYRSPELLLGSAYGKAVDIWSIGCILGELSDGQPLFPGESEIDQLYVIQKVLGPLPAEQMKMFFANPRFSGLKFPSVARPQTLPKRYHGILSGVLIDFMDKTLKLDPNQRYLIDDCLEHEAFRTEHLLNRNQIQLRRVNTQSGSKKRKNNYTEQIQSENLKNIQNSRPDSGDSSDPPPRAVVIVERQEEKMDTDDDIYNSPARSKYIKQAKNVSKSNAEKQNSQSDVKVQKDNQKVEKHISTIIEAPPPKSASQKMGGAKSSQGSKSGKGATQSSNVVDTQKSSQAEKMEKGGTSSNVSKNPQSGRGSAKDRERGAITADLKLNLTNGNVPSEKPTPTDSTQYRARTPKVEKVTTIDNKTLKIISDTKHGATFSDVHRFGLDNSMDSSFSGMSTEESSATSGTYTSTTTDTSGMSYDPLELAATHSESKYLKNKDSVKIVPPPDLKIGKLSDPDSPMLTPRDPKSSLFINTSRSSTYTVNLQAPHTENLESQQREANSPQHERRKFLDKAMQEELHRIKSSTMRKKGMDKNHQGSFIQTITDRLSDAKLQNADISSHPYNTNKYRESSFINYGNKQSVKRNRRENYDRRVNPFVMLRERSAVDSNYDSNPQVVTITDSHRPGKEVLDNKLLTQRTDLSFHREQSNINMGGPPVQVRSHSKYVTLNSDQPGMGYQHQRMFPQHDNSSWRQADSTNIERGNSSNNTLQQLAKKKKKKKFLQVLANNIPIRTIQILANENTGRMTPTSRLHMTPSRASRIDFDVEDENDGQISAREPLQNSGRDYKDIYDNKLRYEKSQVNIQKRTKTPIDKGTRLQPLQKPHYLSQQQGMDSLWPYHNKSETDARLGTISSMDVRPGWLSRPGSVLAEDYPDLYSHTPRDQSDLKSVKSGKPRLPGDYRSGRD; the protein is encoded by the exons AAAATGATGATGTCAAAAGAACAACACTTCGAGAGCTCAAAATGCTGCGGACCCTCAAGCAGGAGAACATTGTTGAACTGCGGGAGGCTTTCCGCCGGAAAGGAAAACTGTATCTGGTGTTTGAATATGTAGAACGG AACATGCTTGAGCTGCTGGAAGAGATGCCAAATGGAGTTCCAACAGAGAAAGTGAAGAGTTACACATACCAGCTGTGTAAGGCCATCCAGTGGTGTCACTGTCAGGACATCATCCACAGAG acATAAAGCCTGAAAATTTACTCATCAGCGTGAATGATACCCTGAAGCTGTGTGACTTTG GGTTCGCCAGAAGTATACACGGAGGCCTAGTGGGTGTTTATACAGACTATGTCGCCACAAGATGGTATCGATCACCTGAACTCTTGCTTGG ATCAGCCTATGGGAAGGCAGTAGACATTTGGTCCATTGGGTGCATTCTGGGAGAACTGAGTGATGGACAGCCACTGTTTCCGGGAGAGAGTGAAATTGACCAGCTGTATGTCATTCAGAAGGTTTTGGGACCTCTCCCTGCTGAGCAGATGAAGATGTTTTTTGCTAATCCTAGGTTTTCAGGGCTGAAG TTTCCATCAGTAGCAAGGCCTCAAACCTTACCAAAGCGTTATCATGGAATTCTCAGTGGTGTGCTAATAGATTTCATGGAT AAAACATTGAAACTGGACCCAAATCAGCGATATCTGATTGATGACTGCTTGGAACATGAAGCGTTCCGAACGGAGCATTTACTCAATCGTAACCAGATCCAACTACGAAGGGTCAACACTCAGAGTGGTAGCAAGAAACGCAAAAACAACTATACAGAACAGATTCAAAG TGAGAATCTTAAAAATATCCAAAACAGTCGTCCTGATTCAGGGGACTCCAGTGATCCTCCGCCTCGAGCTGTTGTGATAGTTGAAAGACAGGAAGAAAAAATGGACACTGATGATGACATATACAATTCTCCAGCTCGAAGCAAATACATAAAGCAGGCTAAAAATGTGTCTAAAAGCaatgctgaaaaacaaaacaGTCAAAGTGATGTCAAAGTTCAGAAGGACAACCAAAAGGTTGAAAAACATATCAGTACAATTATTGAAGCTCCGCCCCCAAAATCTGCCTCACAGAAAATGGGTGGGGCAAAGTCATCACAAGGAAGTAAATCAGGAAAGGGTGCAACCCAATCCAGTAATGTTGTAGATACTCAGAAAAGCAGTCAAGCAgagaaaatggaaaaaggagGAACTAGTTCGAATGTGTCTAAAAATCCACAAAGTGGAAGAGGAAGTGCTAAAGACAGGGAAAGGGGTGCAATTACAGCTGACTTAAAACTCAACTTAACAAATGGCAATGTACCCTCTGAAAAACCAACACCCACAGACTCAACACAGTATAGGGCAAGAACTCCCAAAGTGGAGAAAGTCACCACTATAGacaataaaacattgaaaatcatCAGTGACACAAAACATGGAGCTACGTTCTCTGATGTTCATCGATTTGGACTGGACAACAGTATGGACTCTTCATTCAGTGGAATGTCCACTGAAGAATCTAGTGCAACTTCAGGGACATACACATCCACAACTACAGACACCAGTGGAATGTCATATGATCCTCTCGAGTTGGCCGCTACTCATAGCGAGTCAAAATATCTGAAAAACAAAGACAGTGTCAAGATTGTACCTCCCCCTGACCTAAAGATTGGCAAGCTTTCTGATCCTGACTCTCCAATGTTGACACCAAGGGACCCTAAATCTAGTCTTTTCATCAACACTAGTAGATCTAGCACTTACACAGTTAATTTACAAGCACCTCACACTGAAAACTTGGAATCTCAACAAAGAGAAGCAAACAGTCCTCAGCACGAGCGCAGAAAG TTTCTGGACAAGGCAATGCAGGAAGAACTTCACAGAATTAAGTCCAGCACAATGCGTAAAAAGGGCATGGACAAAAATCACCAAGGCTCTTTTATCCAGACAATCACAGACCGTCTCTCTGATGCTAAG ttgcaaaatgctgatattTCTTCACACCCATACAACACAAACAAATACAGGGAGAGCAGCTTTATCAACTATGGGAACAAGCAGTCCGTCAAACGCAACCGCAGGGAAAACTATG ATCGAAGGGTAAATCCCTTTGTTATGTTGCGGGAAAGATCAGCAGTAGATAGCAATTATGATAGCAACCCTCAAGTTGTCACAATAACAGATAGTCATAGACCTGGGAAGGAGGTTCTCGATAACAAGCTGTTAACACAGCGAACAG ACTTGTCTTTCCATCGAGAACAGAGCAACATCAATATGGGTGGCCCGCCCGTACAGGTCCGTTCTCACAGTAAATATGTAACTCTCAACTCAGATCAGCCCGGGATGGGATACCAACACCAACGTATGTTTCCACAACATGATAACTCATCGTG GCGACAAGCTGACTCCACAAACATAGAACGGGGGAACAGTTCTAATAATACTCTACAACAGCTAgcgaagaaaaagaaaaagaagaagttTCTGCAG GTTCTTGCAAATAATATTCCTATCAGAACTATTCAG ATCCTGGCCAATGAAAATACAGGAAGGATGACACCAACAAGCAGACTTCACATGACACCATCTCGAGCCAGTCGCATAGATTTTGATGTTGAAGATGAAAATGACGGCCAAATATCTGCCAGAGAACCTTTACAAAATTCAGGACGTGATTATAAAGATATTTACGACAACAAGCTTCGATATGAAAAAAGTCAAGTAAATATCCAAAAACGAACCAAGACTCCTATTGATAAG ggAACTCGCTTACAACCCTTGCAGAAACCCCACTATCTAAGTCAGCAACAAGGGATGGACTCCTTGTGGCCTTACCACAATAAATCCGAAACTGATGCTCGTCTGGGAACAATTTCCAGTATGGATGTGCGTCCGGGATGGTTGTCTAGGCCAGGGTCTGTTTTAGCAGAGGACTATCCTGATTTGTATTCCCACACACCACGAGACCAGAGCGATCTCAAATCTGTCAAAAGTGGCAAGCCACGCCTTCCTGGAGACTATCGATCTGGTCGGGACTGA